One Bacteroidales bacterium genomic window carries:
- a CDS encoding TrkH family potassium uptake protein produces the protein MLNINFKAIAKIIGVLLCIEAIFMLFPLFTSIYYHEKDTLPFLFSFIITLIIGAILLIISRKNIDRTGKREGFMAVALSWISISLMGSLPFIFNGDTHTFTDAFFESMSGFSTTGMSILEDIDGSCHGILLWRSLSQWLGGMGIILFSLAIMPILNNGSGLYLFSAEMTGVTHEKLGPRISQTAKKLWGLYLFFTILLFILLVIGPMDTFDAICTAMTTYSAGGFSTKQASIAYWNSAYIDYVITFFMFLSGINFALVYRSVFRNPKHLFQNEELKYYINFIIFGTIIIATYLLFYYSDSADYEWSFRTALFTVVSGLTTTGYSIIDYCDWGSFFFFFICLYMLCGACAGSTSGGAKMIRTIILMKNTSAEFFRQIHPNAIRPIRVNNNIVSHEIVSKALAFFVFYVLIILASCVALSLLGLNIEESIGLAISSISNCGVGVGGENPDAIFTTLPKIGKWIVLFNMLVGRLEIFTIIILFSPYFWKK, from the coding sequence ATGTTGAATATAAATTTTAAGGCAATAGCAAAAATTATCGGTGTATTGTTATGCATCGAGGCTATTTTTATGTTATTTCCTCTATTCACTTCGATATATTATCATGAGAAAGATACATTACCTTTCTTATTCAGTTTCATTATCACCCTAATAATAGGGGCTATTCTACTGATTATCTCCCGTAAAAATATTGACAGAACAGGCAAGAGAGAGGGATTTATGGCTGTTGCTTTGAGTTGGATCTCAATATCATTGATGGGATCTCTCCCTTTCATTTTCAATGGCGACACTCATACTTTTACTGATGCTTTCTTTGAATCTATGTCGGGATTCTCAACAACAGGAATGAGTATTTTAGAGGATATAGATGGGTCGTGCCATGGTATATTATTATGGCGAAGTTTAAGCCAATGGCTTGGAGGTATGGGTATAATTCTATTCTCTTTAGCAATAATGCCTATTCTTAACAATGGTTCTGGATTGTACCTATTCAGTGCCGAGATGACTGGTGTTACCCACGAAAAGCTAGGACCTCGTATAAGTCAAACAGCAAAAAAATTGTGGGGACTGTATCTCTTCTTTACAATACTTTTATTTATACTACTGGTTATTGGTCCTATGGATACATTTGATGCCATCTGCACCGCAATGACTACATATTCAGCAGGAGGTTTCTCCACAAAACAAGCAAGTATTGCATATTGGAATTCTGCTTATATTGATTACGTTATAACATTCTTTATGTTCCTATCAGGTATAAACTTTGCTTTAGTATATCGTTCTGTATTTCGCAATCCCAAGCACCTATTCCAAAACGAAGAGCTTAAATATTACATTAATTTTATTATTTTTGGAACTATAATAATTGCAACTTATCTGCTTTTCTATTATAGCGATTCTGCTGATTATGAATGGAGTTTTAGAACAGCATTATTCACAGTTGTATCAGGATTAACTACAACTGGCTACTCAATAATAGATTATTGTGACTGGGGTTCTTTCTTCTTCTTTTTTATATGTTTGTATATGCTATGTGGTGCATGTGCAGGCTCAACATCAGGAGGAGCAAAAATGATTAGAACTATAATCCTAATGAAGAATACTTCTGCCGAGTTCTTTAGACAAATTCATCCCAACGCTATAAGACCAATAAGAGTAAACAACAACATTGTCTCTCACGAAATTGTATCAAAAGCATTGGCTTTCTTTGTTTTCTACGTTCTTATTATACTTGCAAGTTGTGTTGCTCTATCTCTATTAGGTTTAAATATTGAAGAGAGTATTGGTTTAGCAATTTCGAGTATAAGCAATTGTGGTGTTGGAGTTGGGGGAGAAAATCCTGATGCCATATTTACAACGCTTCCTAAAATAGGAAAATGGATAGTATTATTTAATATGCTTGTGGGTAGATTGGAAATCTTTACAATTATAATACTATTCTCTCCTTACTTCTGGAAGAAATAG
- a CDS encoding DNA translocase FtsK 4TM domain-containing protein, translating to MSRKKSNQNNTFNKIREFFQNERVRFIMGILLLIFSIYLIFCFTSFIVSGYADQSSLDTPVNTESISNEGGYMGLLIANLLINNWIGVAVYIFCPIIFLLGLKYMGNYKRPLKKLSIYACCTAIVTSLTISFFVRDYSTSFIRWGGLHGDTITKFLETNIGWIGTLFILIIAIITILMFAFNSTIDIIRNIFSFEYFKNKLKEEDDDVISPIQQNADDEDIKEINFTSTQDEEINSEDDDNEVDTIEDDYNYIIDNEDSDINPNSENKDNEVEFTINVGEEEDITKKSITDLGEYDPKLDLAHYKMPTYDLLKQQNDGDVSIDKEEQNANKQRIIETLGNYGIKISSISATVGPTVTLYEIVPEAGVRIAKIRNLEDDIALSLSALGIRIIAPIPGKGTIGIEVPNKDAKIVSMHSVIASRKFQESKYELPIALGKTISNEVFMIDLAKMPHVLVAGATGQGKSVGLNAIITSLLYKKHPSQLKLVLIDPKKVEFNIYSDIEKHFLAKNPDTEEAIITDIPKVVNTLKSLTKEMDNRYSLLQKAHARNIKEYNAKFIARQLSPLNGHYYMPYIVVIVDEFGDLIMTAGKEVELPIARIAQLARAVGIHMIIATQRPSTNIITGVIKANFPARIAFKVSAMVDSRTILDCPGANQLIGRGDMLFSQGSELIRVQCAFVDTPEVEDICNYIGKQQGYPEAYELPEYCDDNSDTSGSNVNLKDRDELFEEAARLVVSEQQGSASLIQRKFSLGYNRAGRIMDQLEAAGIVGPSKGSKAREVLMMDLIALENLLDNLRG from the coding sequence ATGTCAAGAAAGAAATCAAACCAGAATAACACTTTTAATAAAATTAGAGAATTTTTTCAAAATGAACGCGTAAGATTCATTATGGGAATCTTATTATTAATATTCTCAATATACCTTATTTTCTGTTTTACATCGTTTATAGTATCTGGGTATGCAGATCAAAGTTCCTTAGATACTCCGGTAAACACAGAAAGTATATCTAACGAAGGAGGCTATATGGGATTATTAATTGCCAACCTCTTAATAAATAATTGGATTGGTGTGGCTGTGTATATATTTTGCCCTATAATATTTTTATTAGGGCTTAAATATATGGGAAATTATAAAAGACCACTTAAAAAGTTATCGATATACGCATGTTGCACCGCAATTGTAACATCACTTACTATAAGTTTCTTTGTTAGAGATTACTCTACAAGTTTTATACGATGGGGTGGTTTACATGGAGATACTATAACTAAATTCCTTGAGACCAATATTGGTTGGATAGGAACTCTATTTATTTTAATTATTGCAATAATTACTATTCTAATGTTTGCTTTTAATAGCACAATTGATATTATTAGAAACATATTCTCATTTGAATACTTTAAAAATAAATTAAAGGAAGAGGATGATGATGTTATTTCTCCAATACAACAAAATGCTGATGATGAAGATATTAAAGAGATAAACTTCACCTCCACTCAAGATGAAGAGATAAATAGCGAAGATGATGATAATGAGGTTGATACTATTGAAGATGACTACAATTACATCATTGATAATGAAGATAGTGATATAAACCCAAACTCTGAAAATAAAGACAACGAAGTTGAATTTACTATTAATGTTGGCGAAGAAGAGGATATTACCAAAAAGAGTATTACTGATTTAGGTGAATATGATCCCAAATTAGATCTTGCTCACTATAAAATGCCAACTTACGATCTGCTTAAACAACAAAATGATGGTGATGTTTCGATAGACAAAGAGGAACAAAATGCAAATAAGCAACGTATTATTGAGACATTAGGCAATTATGGCATAAAAATATCTTCAATTAGTGCGACAGTAGGTCCTACTGTTACACTATATGAAATTGTACCTGAAGCAGGAGTAAGAATTGCCAAAATCAGAAATCTTGAAGATGACATTGCTCTTAGTCTGTCGGCTTTAGGAATAAGAATTATTGCTCCTATTCCCGGTAAAGGAACAATTGGTATTGAGGTACCAAATAAAGATGCCAAGATAGTTTCGATGCACTCAGTAATTGCTTCACGCAAATTCCAAGAGAGCAAATATGAACTACCTATTGCTCTTGGTAAAACTATATCAAACGAGGTTTTCATGATAGATCTTGCTAAGATGCCTCACGTTTTGGTTGCCGGTGCAACAGGACAAGGTAAATCGGTTGGACTTAATGCAATTATTACATCTTTATTATACAAGAAACATCCATCTCAACTAAAACTGGTTCTTATTGACCCTAAAAAAGTTGAGTTCAATATATACTCTGATATTGAGAAACATTTCCTTGCTAAAAATCCTGATACAGAGGAGGCTATTATTACAGATATACCAAAGGTGGTGAATACTCTTAAATCTCTTACTAAAGAGATGGACAACAGATACTCTCTTCTTCAGAAGGCTCATGCAAGAAATATTAAAGAGTATAATGCAAAATTCATCGCCAGACAACTATCTCCTCTTAACGGACACTACTATATGCCATACATTGTGGTTATAGTGGACGAGTTTGGAGATTTGATTATGACAGCGGGTAAAGAGGTGGAATTACCAATTGCTCGTATTGCTCAATTGGCTCGTGCTGTTGGTATTCATATGATTATTGCAACCCAACGTCCATCAACAAACATTATTACTGGAGTAATTAAAGCCAACTTCCCTGCTCGTATCGCATTTAAAGTTTCGGCAATGGTTGACTCTCGTACAATTCTTGACTGTCCGGGAGCAAATCAATTAATTGGCCGTGGTGATATGCTATTCTCACAAGGTAGTGAATTAATACGTGTACAATGTGCATTTGTTGACACTCCTGAGGTTGAAGATATTTGCAACTATATTGGCAAACAACAAGGATACCCCGAAGCTTACGAGTTACCAGAGTATTGTGATGACAATTCTGACACTTCGGGAAGTAACGTTAATTTAAAGGATAGAGACGAATTATTTGAAGAGGCTGCAAGACTCGTAGTTTCAGAGCAACAAGGTTCTGCTTCATTAATACAAAGAAAATTCTCTCTTGGTTATAATAGAGCAGGAAGGATTATGGATCAACTTGAAGCAGCAGGTATTGTTGGACCAAGTAAAGGCAGTAAAGCTCGTGAGGTTTTAATGATGGATTTAATTGCTCTTGAGAATTTATTAGACAATTTAAGAGGTTAA
- a CDS encoding outer-membrane lipoprotein carrier protein LolA, translating into MKKYINIIFIYILLILALPSYSQSNQNDNALDKVVRKFEESNGVNANFYINSETNGYISAINGTISIKNRMFYFVTEEMECGYDGSNLWSYIKNNNEINLSIPDEEEIISINPYLLLKNYRDRFKCSTKTSNESSEVISLSPKSINDNISFVNITINKKLLYPSKIEITNRDKTKIVINVSNYKYINLDNSKFVFNEKQYPNIEIIDLR; encoded by the coding sequence ATGAAAAAATATATTAACATAATATTTATATATATATTATTGATTCTAGCTCTACCATCGTATTCTCAAAGCAATCAAAATGATAATGCTTTGGATAAAGTAGTAAGAAAATTTGAAGAATCAAATGGTGTTAATGCCAATTTTTATATAAATTCTGAAACAAACGGATATATTTCTGCAATTAATGGGACAATATCTATTAAGAATAGAATGTTCTATTTTGTAACAGAAGAGATGGAATGTGGATACGATGGTTCAAATCTCTGGTCATATATAAAAAACAACAATGAGATAAATTTGTCAATACCTGATGAAGAAGAGATTATAAGTATTAATCCTTATCTCCTATTGAAAAATTATAGAGATAGATTTAAATGTTCAACTAAGACTTCAAATGAAAGTTCTGAAGTTATTTCTCTTTCTCCTAAAAGCATAAACGACAATATCTCTTTTGTAAACATTACTATTAACAAAAAACTTTTATACCCATCTAAAATAGAAATTACAAATAGAGACAAAACAAAAATTGTTATTAATGTGTCTAATTATAAATATATTAATTTAGATAATTCTAAATTTGTATTTAATGAAAAACAATACCCTAATATTGAAATAATTGATTTAAGATAA
- the trxB gene encoding thioredoxin-disulfide reductase, which yields MERIKCLIIGSGPAGYTAAIYAGRANLSPVIIEGTQPGGQLTTTTDIENFPGYPQGISGSDMMEDLRNQALRFGADIRRGMITSVDFSVAPYKLTIDAEKDIEADTVIIATGASAKYLGLEDENKYRGLGVSACATCDGFFYRRKVVAVVGGGDTACEEATYLSNLASKVYMIVRKDYLRASIIMQERVKNNPKIEILFNTQTEGLFGDEVLEGANLVKFKGEENEEKFDIAIDGFFLAIGHKPNTEVFKPYIELNNEGYIITKENTSETNIPGIFAAGDVADTRYRQAIVAAGSGCKAAMDAEKYITENNL from the coding sequence ATGGAACGTATTAAATGTTTAATTATTGGCTCAGGACCTGCGGGTTATACTGCTGCCATTTATGCTGGAAGGGCAAATTTATCGCCGGTGATTATTGAAGGAACTCAACCCGGAGGGCAACTTACAACAACAACTGATATTGAAAATTTTCCCGGTTATCCTCAAGGAATTTCGGGTAGTGATATGATGGAAGATTTAAGAAATCAGGCTTTAAGATTTGGAGCAGACATTAGGAGAGGAATGATTACTTCGGTTGATTTTTCTGTTGCTCCATATAAATTAACCATTGATGCAGAAAAAGATATTGAAGCAGATACTGTAATTATAGCAACTGGGGCATCGGCAAAATATCTTGGATTGGAAGATGAAAATAAATATAGAGGTTTAGGGGTATCGGCATGTGCAACTTGCGATGGTTTCTTTTATCGTAGAAAAGTTGTTGCAGTAGTTGGAGGTGGCGACACTGCTTGTGAAGAAGCTACATACCTATCTAATCTTGCGAGTAAAGTTTATATGATTGTTCGTAAAGATTATCTGAGAGCATCTATTATAATGCAAGAGAGGGTTAAGAATAATCCTAAGATTGAGATACTATTTAATACTCAAACCGAAGGTCTATTTGGAGATGAAGTTTTGGAAGGTGCTAATTTAGTAAAATTCAAAGGAGAAGAGAATGAAGAGAAATTTGACATTGCTATTGACGGATTCTTCCTTGCAATAGGTCACAAACCTAACACTGAAGTATTTAAACCATACATTGAGCTCAACAACGAGGGTTATATTATAACAAAAGAAAATACAAGCGAAACAAATATTCCCGGTATTTTTGCGGCTGGAGACGTTGCAGATACACGTTACAGACAAGCAATTGTTGCGGCGGGAAGTGGATGCAAAGCCGCTATGGACGCAGAAAAGTATATAACTGAAAATAACTTATAA
- a CDS encoding Crp/Fnr family transcriptional regulator, whose translation MVRQTLIKNVIKGEMADIWNLFTQEEKSEMLTHFEVRSLKKDCTIYKEGEDSKFLMFLIRGKVKLTKEGVGGRYQIIRLIRPLQYFGFHAYFANIPYTANAITLESSIVAFLPMDILESYMYKNSKLSHFFVKQTAGELLHSDNMIVSLTQKHIRGRLAESLFRLRDFYGLSDDNTLDAKFSREDLANLSNMTTSNAIRTLSAFAKEGLIEVNGRNIKILDEERLSKISKFGW comes from the coding sequence ATGGTACGACAGACTCTTATTAAGAATGTTATTAAAGGCGAGATGGCCGATATTTGGAATCTCTTCACACAAGAGGAGAAATCCGAAATGCTTACGCATTTTGAAGTAAGATCACTAAAAAAAGATTGTACCATATACAAAGAGGGTGAAGACTCTAAGTTTTTAATGTTCCTTATAAGAGGTAAGGTTAAACTCACTAAAGAGGGAGTTGGTGGCCGTTACCAAATTATAAGACTTATACGTCCTCTTCAATATTTTGGGTTTCACGCATATTTTGCAAATATACCTTATACCGCAAATGCTATAACTCTTGAGTCCTCTATCGTGGCTTTCTTACCTATGGATATTCTTGAAAGTTATATGTATAAAAATAGTAAACTTTCACACTTCTTTGTTAAGCAAACAGCTGGAGAGTTACTACACTCTGACAATATGATAGTATCTTTAACCCAAAAACATATAAGGGGTAGACTAGCAGAGTCACTATTTAGATTAAGGGATTTTTATGGGTTATCTGACGATAATACATTAGACGCAAAGTTCTCTCGCGAGGATCTTGCAAATCTATCAAATATGACAACATCAAATGCCATCAGAACCCTATCTGCATTTGCAAAAGAGGGACTTATTGAAGTAAACGGACGAAACATTAAAATCTTAGACGAAGAGAGGTTATCAAAAATAAGTAAATTTGGTTGGTAA
- a CDS encoding sulfatase-like hydrolase/transferase yields the protein MVRLNKIYSPIKFFVYTIINILITYTLFGICRLVFFISNLDYFPNIESNNVLDIINGAFVFDTAGIIYMNIIYILLMLIPLPWRETKLWQKISKLIFIVTNSIALILNFIDVVYFRYTNRRTTASVFSEFDKEDNIVKIIGNEILNNYILVIIGIIIIIALYKVYRNPIKEDVTKRKNPNTKSIVIYYLISTLIFIATIPFCIAGIRGGFAHSTRPITIGNANKYVNSPIETAIVLNTPFSIIRTIGKTTYENPNYFRDEEVTKYYSPIHSPKNNDFKKLNVVIVILESMGQEYIDYGYAPYIKSLQEKGLSFKYSFSNGRKSIDGMPSILSSIPMFIEPYFVTHYATNNVSSIAKELNKYGYHSAFFHGAPNGSMGFQAFARTSGWKEYYGMDEYNNNNDFDGMWAIWDEPFMQFFVNKLSEFKEPFVTSIFTASSHHPFKIPDEYKNIYKEEEHPIHKCIRYTDNALKKFFETAEKQEWFKNTLFVITADHTNASLHKEYLTDIGLYRVPIIFYKPNEEIKGESNKVAQQIDIMPTILDYLNYPEEYLAFGKNLLGDNSNENWSINYNNGIYQFYEGDYIIQFDGEKPIALYNYKTDSLLKENLLGKVNLQDKMLNRCKAIIQDYILRMTNDNLVIENKN from the coding sequence ATGGTAAGATTAAACAAAATATACTCACCGATAAAGTTTTTTGTTTACACAATAATAAATATACTAATTACATATACTTTATTCGGTATATGTCGATTAGTATTTTTTATTTCAAACTTGGATTATTTTCCAAATATTGAAAGTAATAATGTTTTAGATATTATTAATGGTGCATTTGTTTTTGATACAGCAGGTATAATATATATGAACATTATATATATATTATTAATGCTTATTCCTTTACCTTGGAGAGAAACAAAATTATGGCAAAAAATTTCAAAATTAATTTTTATAGTAACTAACTCTATTGCTTTAATCTTAAACTTTATTGATGTTGTATATTTTAGATACACTAATAGAAGAACTACTGCTTCAGTATTTTCAGAATTTGACAAAGAAGATAATATTGTTAAAATTATTGGTAATGAGATACTTAACAATTACATTTTGGTAATTATTGGTATTATAATAATTATTGCGTTATATAAAGTATACAGAAATCCTATAAAAGAGGATGTGACTAAAAGAAAGAATCCTAACACAAAATCAATTGTTATATATTATCTAATATCAACTCTTATATTTATTGCCACTATTCCGTTTTGTATTGCTGGTATAAGAGGTGGATTTGCTCATTCTACTCGACCTATTACTATTGGCAATGCAAATAAATATGTAAACTCTCCTATTGAAACAGCAATTGTATTAAATACTCCATTTTCAATTATAAGAACTATTGGTAAAACTACTTATGAAAATCCTAACTACTTTAGAGACGAAGAAGTAACAAAGTACTACTCCCCTATTCACTCACCTAAAAATAATGATTTTAAAAAATTAAATGTTGTAATTGTTATATTGGAAAGTATGGGGCAAGAGTATATTGATTATGGTTACGCTCCCTATATAAAATCACTACAAGAAAAAGGTTTATCATTTAAATATTCATTCAGTAATGGACGAAAATCTATTGACGGAATGCCCTCAATACTAAGTAGTATTCCTATGTTTATAGAACCTTATTTTGTTACCCACTATGCAACAAATAATGTATCAAGTATTGCAAAAGAGTTAAATAAATATGGGTATCACTCGGCATTCTTTCATGGAGCGCCAAATGGGTCAATGGGGTTTCAAGCTTTTGCAAGAACCAGTGGGTGGAAAGAGTACTATGGAATGGATGAGTATAACAATAACAATGATTTTGATGGTATGTGGGCTATATGGGATGAACCATTTATGCAATTCTTTGTCAATAAATTATCTGAATTTAAAGAACCATTTGTTACATCTATTTTTACCGCATCTTCACATCATCCTTTTAAAATTCCTGATGAGTACAAAAATATATATAAGGAGGAGGAACACCCCATACATAAGTGTATAAGATATACTGATAATGCTCTAAAAAAATTCTTTGAGACAGCCGAAAAACAAGAGTGGTTTAAGAATACTCTTTTTGTTATTACTGCCGATCATACCAATGCCTCATTACATAAAGAGTATTTAACTGATATAGGGTTATATCGTGTTCCTATTATATTTTACAAACCTAACGAGGAGATTAAAGGAGAGAGTAATAAAGTTGCTCAACAAATTGATATAATGCCTACTATATTAGATTATCTAAACTATCCTGAAGAGTATTTGGCATTTGGAAAAAATCTTTTGGGAGATAACTCTAATGAAAATTGGAGTATAAATTACAATAATGGAATCTATCAATTTTATGAGGGCGATTATATTATTCAGTTTGATGGTGAGAAACCTATTGCTCTATATAACTACAAAACAGATTCTCTTTTAAAAGAAAATCTGCTCGGAAAGGTTAATTTGCAGGATAAGATGCTTAATAGATGTAAAGCAATTATCCAAGATTACATTTTACGCATGACAAATGACAATCTAGTTATTGAGAATAAAAATTAG